One part of the Nymphaea colorata isolate Beijing-Zhang1983 chromosome 8, ASM883128v2, whole genome shotgun sequence genome encodes these proteins:
- the LOC116258980 gene encoding uncharacterized protein LOC116258980, whose product MQFFSGTEPLSPVGNRMRCIYIFNRNGVCLLYREWQRPLKTLSPQQDQKLMFGLLFSLKSFTAKMDPVSADKGNLGVPQLPGQACSFHSFCTNTYKLSFMETPSGIKIILVTDPKTSDLREPLRNIYNLYVEYVVKNPLCVPGNPIRSDLFNTSLDQYVRNLV is encoded by the exons atgcagtTCTTCAGCGGGACGGAGCCACTGTCGCCAGTGGGGAATCGGATGAGGTGCATCTACATTTTCAACAGGAATGGGGTGTGCTTGCTGTACAGGGAGTGGCAGCGGCCCCTAAAGACACTGAGCCCCCAGCAGGACCAGAAGCTCATGTTTggtcttcttttttccctcaaaTCCTTCACTGCCAAGATGGACCCAGTCAg TGCAGACAAAGGAAATCTTGGGGTTCCACAATTACCAGGGCAGGCTTGCTCCTTTCATAGCTTTTGTACGAACACTTATAAACTAAGCTTTATGGAAACTCCCTCTGGCATTAAG ATTATTTTGGTCACTGATCCTAAGACAAGTGATCTTCGTGAGCCCTTAAGGAACATCTACAATCTTTATGTTGAATATGTTGTTAAGAATCCACTCTGTGTTCCAGGAAATCCCATCAG GTCTGACTTGTTCAATACATCTCTAGACCAGTATGTGAGGAATTTGGTATAA